The Herbaspirillum sp. DW155 genomic interval TGCAGAAAGCTTGCGGCTTGATTGCCAGCGTCGTACCTCCAGGGCATCTCCGAGAAACGGGATCAAGCAGGTGGCTTTCGAAGTAGGTGTCGCGCAGCATTCTCTTCAAAACGGCCGGCCTCCTCGATGTACCCCTGCACAGTGCCGTCATGTCGCCAGCCGCCTTGCCGTTTAATGTCTCGGAAATCCGCGCCGGCGCGATAGGCGCTAGTCGCCATGCCACGGCGCAGGCTGTGACTGGAAAGATCTGGGACATAGTTCAGCCCGGCCAATGCTGCACAGTCGGCCAGGATCGTATTGATGCTCGCCGGGTGGAGGGCTCGCTCACCGACCATTTCCCATTTATTAATCGACCGGAAAACAGCGCCGCCATCGATGCTAGCTGCGTCCAGCCAGGTCCGCAGTGCTGTGGCCGGGCAGCAGGTGCCGGTGCCGTAAGGAATAGCCTTGATGATGCCTTGTCCTTGTTGGTCGGTCTTAGAGCGTTGCAATGTGATGACCAAACCGTCCGGCTCCCATGCAATATCAGCAAACTGCAGCGCGGCCAGCTCGCTGCGACGATATCCGCCAAAAAAACCCATTTGCAGCAAGGCGATATCGCGTTTTGCCTTGATGGTTTTCAGGCTGGCCAGCTTACAGACGATTTTTTCAAGATCTTCGATAGGCAGGGCCTTGGCCTGTTTTTTGGGGCGGCCATAGGTACGACCGATACCTTTGAGCGTCTTTCGCACGGTGGCGGTGCCGGCTGGATCAGGGAACCCTTGATACACGTGCCACTGAGACAGCGCAGTCAACCGCAAGGCGAGAGTGCGGGCGTTGTGTGTTCCGGCATGCGCCAGCAAATACCGAATGATCCCTTTTTCGTCGGCGGGCAATACACCACCCCATCCCAGAAAATGGCGAATGGCCGAGCGATAGGTTCGGCGGGTATTTTCCGAGGTGGCTGCGGCAAGGAAGTCACGGTGGGCGGACTCCAAATCAGCCGCAGGAAGCGTACTGCCCATCGAAGTGCGATCAAGAGCGAGCGCCGTCGAGTCACTATCAGGGCGAAGCAATTTGTCGGGCATTTTGGCTAATGTACTGGCGTAAGTGCGCGAAAGCAGTCGGAATTTCACTATAGCACGCGATAAGGTAACTTATCGCAACATATAATCAATCGAAAACATAAAAGGTTTGAATTGCATTTAAACGTATTATTACGTATATCGTATTACGATACATTATTTGAGGAGCGGTAATGGCGCGCGCAGGAATCCTATACTCTCAGGTGGCAAAAGCGGCAGCCCAATTGACGCAGGCTGGCAAAACGCCAACGATTGATACTGTTCGTGAGGCGCTGGGTGATACCGGCAGCAAGAGTACGATTGCGCCAATGCTAAAACGCTGGAAGGCCGAACACCAGGAAAGCGTCGACGGCGCAGATACCGGCTTACCTGCAGAACTGGTGGAGGCGATCAAAAGCATCTACCAACGGCTGCGGGACGATGTTGCTAGGCAATTAGAAGAAATGACTGTAACCCACCATGCGGACCTCACTGCCATGCGCGAGCAGCGCGACGCTGCACTGGCAAGCGAGACGCAACTGCGCCAGGCCCACAGCACATTGGCCGCCGAGTGCAGCCGGGCCCAGCAGTCTCTGAGCAAGTGCCACGAAGAGCTTCAGTCTGGGGCGCTCGCCCTCACTGCGGCACAGACTGAGAACGCCGGGCTCCAGCAGCGGCTGGCTGATCGCGCCACAGAAGTTCATGCCTTGAATCAGCAATTGACGCAGGCGCGCGCGCAGTTTGAGCACTTCCAGGAAGCGACTGCGCGGCAGCGCGCCGAAGAACGGCAAGCTTTTGAGCAACGTCTTGGCCGCCTGGAGCAGGAAATTGCCGCCGGACATAGGCGTCACGAGGCGCAGCAAGCACTGCTTGGCCAACAGGAGGCCAGCCTGGCGCACCAGGCGGCCGAACTTGATCGGCTTCGCAAAGGCTTGGCTCACGCCCAAAATGAACTGCACCAGGTTATTTCCGAGCGTGATCAAAAAAACCTCCAGCTACAGGATTTGGGTGTTACAAAAGCTGACGCCGAACGTCGGCTCGATACAGTTCAGCAAGCGCTTATCGAGGCCAGGACTGAGGCAGCGACTGCCCGCAAGCAAGTCGAAATGCTGGGGAATCTGTTGGTCACCGCGGAACGAAAGGCGGAGCAAGCAGAACGTGACAAGGCTGCCTGGGTCGACAAGATCCTGATGCAGCGCGAAATTCAAGGGCAGGAGCGCCCAGTCACGGAATAGCGGACGTTTCGCACGCGAAGCTTAAAGCAACGGCATCACCCTCCCCAAGAGCATTGAATCTCACTCCGTAGTGGATTTTGAGGCTCTTTTTCTTGGAGCTGAAGAAGACAAAGACGGTAAGCACTCAAACAAGCGTTCTGCATAGACGAACCCCATTCGTCTAACCGCATTGTGATCAAAATACAGCAGCCACGAAGCAAGCAATGCCAGCGAAATGAGCAGTGTCAAGCCTGCAGCAAGACCCGGATCGGCAAGATGCTCTAGATTAAATTGGAGAGGCGTTAGATGCAGGATCTTTGCAATCAGCAATCCATAAATGATGCCCAGTAGGCACGACAATATACCGACGGGCTTCATTGCAAGCATATTGCGGTGAAATCCGTAGGCGATATTCTCTTTCAGCAAGAGCTGCTTGTTGGAACGCGTGAGTTCACGAAGTCGCTTTGTGGCACCAATGTAGATGTCGTCTGCCTTGTCAGGGCTTACTGATTCTTCTTCTGCCGTTGGCATGGCGATGCCCAGTTTTGCCGTGATGGCAGTGTGGTAGCGCTGCTTGCTGACACCATCAAGAAACTTGTCGCGATGCCGCAACGCGATGGTTGTTGGCATACCGCCCCATTTTGCAACCAGGATCTCTTCAAGCTTCTTCCCGCGCCCGCGAGCTACGCTCGCAAGTGCATAAATGGCGCCGCAGCCGCCAAGCAAGCCGATCAATGCCTTTGAAACCGAATCCCAAGTGGGACGCCGTACCCAGCATCCATAGAGCGGCTTAGTTACTTTTACGCGGACATCCGAAATTTTTCGTTATTTTGACTGGCTCGCAAGAAGACTCGGCCAACCCTCAGCTTTTACTTGCGCTTTCGGAGGCTCTTTATAACAAATGGCAATAATGAGGCCTTCACAAATTACTTTTCCGCTTATATCCGAAAATTTGCCTTATCTCGGCTGGCTCCCTATGGGGGAGGGGCCGATTCAGCGCGAGGATTCAAGAGAAAATATCCCGGCCGATGCCCGGTTGATAAGTGTTCAATTTAGCGCCTTCTTTATGCTCCCACGGCATAAAGAAGGCAGCCTTAAGCACTTTCAGGATTGTGTGTCATTTCCGGCCTTATCCCGGCATGGCCCCTATCTCGGCTGCCATCCTCAAAGCCTTAGCGTACGATTTTTCCCGAGTTCTGTGGCGACTCCAAGTAGGCACGACAAGCGATGGACTTGCTCGATGACGACCGCATCGACAGGGCTCGCTTCATCTATCAGAAAAGGTTGC includes:
- a CDS encoding site-specific integrase, with the protein product MPDKLLRPDSDSTALALDRTSMGSTLPAADLESAHRDFLAAATSENTRRTYRSAIRHFLGWGGVLPADEKGIIRYLLAHAGTHNARTLALRLTALSQWHVYQGFPDPAGTATVRKTLKGIGRTYGRPKKQAKALPIEDLEKIVCKLASLKTIKAKRDIALLQMGFFGGYRRSELAALQFADIAWEPDGLVITLQRSKTDQQGQGIIKAIPYGTGTCCPATALRTWLDAASIDGGAVFRSINKWEMVGERALHPASINTILADCAALAGLNYVPDLSSHSLRRGMATSAYRAGADFRDIKRQGGWRHDGTVQGYIEEAGRFEENAARHLLRKPPA
- a CDS encoding DNA-binding protein, which codes for MARAGILYSQVAKAAAQLTQAGKTPTIDTVREALGDTGSKSTIAPMLKRWKAEHQESVDGADTGLPAELVEAIKSIYQRLRDDVARQLEEMTVTHHADLTAMREQRDAALASETQLRQAHSTLAAECSRAQQSLSKCHEELQSGALALTAAQTENAGLQQRLADRATEVHALNQQLTQARAQFEHFQEATARQRAEERQAFEQRLGRLEQEIAAGHRRHEAQQALLGQQEASLAHQAAELDRLRKGLAHAQNELHQVISERDQKNLQLQDLGVTKADAERRLDTVQQALIEARTEAATARKQVEMLGNLLVTAERKAEQAERDKAAWVDKILMQREIQGQERPVTE